A single Oryzias melastigma strain HK-1 linkage group LG24, ASM292280v2, whole genome shotgun sequence DNA region contains:
- the atraid gene encoding all-trans retinoic acid-induced differentiation factor: MNAPYSWIEIVALVLIFNVCFSTSYQRTETQPQVCELCSGSVRNNSTVDRFCSWSAGRIQGRCCLRNNSMGDPERIIGLDLSNCSLTHVENLQGASTVVMIDFSLNPIVNISDTVFQGFGDLNFMILPPHVVCPGGNTSWEKVELKEGNRLCEGQKNMCNQTGQPSVYCPENSLCAPNGPSFYECGCAEDFYGYKCLRQGDFPALVVFGPLAASTVVISFLLWLTQRRKAISL; encoded by the exons ATGAACGCTCCGTACAGCTGGATAGAGATAGTAGCGcttgttttgatctttaatgtgtgttttagtaCAAGTTACCAACGGACTGAGACACAG CCGCAGGTTTGCGAGCTGTGCAGCGGATCCGTTCGAAACAACAGCACAGTGGATCGGTTCTGCTCTTGGTCCGCGGGACGGATCCAGGGGAGATGTTGTCTGAGAAATAACAGCATGGGCGACCCTGAACGCATCATCGG gttgGACCTATCTAATTGTTCTTTAACTCATGTGGAAAATCTTCAGGGAGCGTCCACAGTAGTCATGAT AGACTTCTCCCTCAATCCAATCGTCAACATCAGCGACACAGTATTTCAAGGGTTTGGTGACCTAAACTTCAT GATTTTACCACCACACGTTGTTTGTCCTGGAGGGAACACTTCTTGGGAAAAGGTGGAACTCAAAGAGGGAAACCGTCTTTGTGAGGGGCAAAAAAACATGTGCAACCAGACGGGACAGCCGT CGGTTTATTGTCCGGAAAACTCCCTCTGTGCCCCGAATGGCCCCAGCTTCTACGAGTGTGGCTGCGCTGAAGACTTTTACGGATACAAGTGTCTGCGACAG gGTGATTTCCCAGCACTCGTAGTGTTTGGACCTCTGGCGGCATCTACAGTCGTGATCTCCTTCTTGCTGTGGCTCACGCAGAGACGGAAGGCCATATCCCTGTGA
- the snx17 gene encoding sorting nexin-17, translating into MHFSIPETEVRSGDNGSTYVAYNIHVNGVLHCRVRYSQLLGLHEQIKKEYGSNVVPAFPPKKIFTLTPAEVEQRREQLEKYMQAVRQHPLLGACDLFNSFLRKAQQETQQIPTEEAALDVCLCSGPKLSVHILTSDQTEDVLEAVATKLDLPDDLVGYFSLFLVHEGVDGSLTFVRKLQEFELPYVSITSLQSSEFHIVLRKSYWDMAYDHDVMDNRVGLNLLYAQTVSDIERGWILVNKDQQRQLKSLQEKGSKKEFIHLAQTLKYYGYIKFDPCITDFPEKGCQVIVSAGNNELNFHVKLPNEQMKEGSFKVTRMRCWRVTSSQVPVTNGTTNPCGSTKCDVKLELAFEYLMSKDRLQWVTITSQQAIMMSICLQSMVDELMVKKSGGSIKKVLKKRHHESVHRSDSQQALKSPPLLESPDANREQIVKLSTKLNSVSLRGISTSNSTNDISGNDFHGNYAFEGIGDDDL; encoded by the exons atgcatttctctaTTCCCGAGACGGAAGTTCGCTCAGGGGACAATGGTTCTACCTATGTG GCCTACAACATCCATGTGAACGGCGTGCTGCATTGCCGGGTCCGTTACAGTCAACTCCTCGGCCTACACGAACAG ATAAAGAAGGAATATGGCAGCAACGTGGTTCCCGCCTTCCCCCCAAAGAAGATCTTCACGCTGACCCCAGCTGAGGTCGAACAGAGGCGGGAACAGCTTGAGAAATACATGCAAGCTG TACGTCAGCATCCTTTGCTTGGAGCCTGTGATTTGTTCAACAGCTTCTTAAGGAAAGCACAGCag GAGACCCAACAGATTCCCACAGAGGAGGCGGCTCTAGACGTCTGCCTCTGCAGCGGTCCGAAGCTCAGCGTCCACATCCTGACCTCGGATCAGACGGAGGATGTTCTTGAA GCTGTTGCTACAAAGCTGGACCTCCCGGATGATCTGGTGGGATATTTCAGCCTCTTCTTGGTCCACGAAGGAGTGGATGGAAGTTTGACAT TTGTGCGAAAGCTGCAGGAGTTTGAGCTGCCTTACGTTTCCATTACCAGCTTGCAGAGCTCGGAATTTCACATAGTTCTACGAAAAAG TTACTGGGACATGGCCTATGATCATGACGTCATGGACAACAGAGTTGGCTTAAATTTACTTTATgctcag ACAGTTTCTGACATTGAGCGAGGCTGGATACTCGTCAACAAGGACCAACAAAGGCAGCTCAAGTCACTTCAGGAAAAAGGCTCCAAAAAAGAG TTCATCCATCTAGCACAGACTCTCAAATACTACGGCTACATCAAGTTTGACCCGTGCATCACGGATTTCCCCGAGAAGGGATGCCAAGTCATCGTCAGCGCCGGCAACAACGAGCTCAATTTCCACGTCAAGCTGCCCAACGAACAGATGAAGGAGGGGAGCTTCAAGGTCACGCGCATGAGATGTTGGCGAGTCACGTCTTCT CAAGTCCCAGTAACCAACGGTACAACGAATCCCTGCGGCTCGACGAAATGCGACGTCAAACTGGAGCTCGCCTTTGAATATCTGATGAGCAAGGACCGCCTGCAGTGGGTCACCATCACCAGTCAGCAG GCCATCATGATGAGCATATGCCTTCAGTCTATGGTTGATGAATTAATGGTCAAGAAGTCTGGCGGCAGCATAAAAAAG GTTTTGAAAAAGAGACACCATGAGTCTGTCCACAGATCCGACAGCCAGCAAGCGCTGAAATCCCCCCCTCTACTG gaaTCCCCTGATGCAAACCGAGAACAAATAGTTAAACTCTCT ACCAAGCTAAACTCAGTGTCTCTCCGAGGGATCAGCACCTCCAACTCCACCAACGACATCAGCGGCAACGATTTCCACGGCAACTACGCTTTCGAAGGAATCGGCGATGACGACCTGTAA
- the znf513a gene encoding zinc finger protein 513a — MPRKKQQNPQPVKLDSEDGVAIEAPGNLHLDTDLFLGHDLEFDAPDHDKILGLEKFSEVAAEISFSVFPLGDESSAYSQLSMESETDNSRGTSDNGREDESGASQSESSFPPYLSCRGCGQLRDELLGPGMDLVGPYCLRCCKGSRDGKSIEFCLPFGNIGIRSQIRADSQPECEMDQATSGEDKMCKQHSCHLCGFSSRYANHVKRHMKTHNGEKPFNCPLCTYASAQLVNLQRHLRIHTGEKPYKCSSCSFACSSLGNLKRHQRMHVPSAGVGHDTSLRLGNAQTGPKKPVDLQRPNREVSGSEIEKPTSNLGLGAQNSDYLSAFDSLKGASPPPIPASKPAPGHHPPPMMEITDSSSTTRPSVADGATIPPSLFPFTCRLCGVVLEDEDGSSAQICAKCTLDMLTKDSSSSPNSPGERSDKVYTCAACPFLTHYPNHLARHMKTHSGEKPYKCPQCDYASAHFDNLKRHHRVHTGEKPYKCHLCEYACGNLANLKRHQRVHSGAKPFQCTICSYSCNQSMNLKRHMLRHTGEKPYKCQECGYTTGHWDNYKRHQKKHGLATDSWVKVPMTDDEDDTRSRPGGGGQTHRKEGVSMQYMAREGGPAMHPCYKLEIA; from the exons atgccaagaaaaaaacaacagaatccaCAGCCAGTGAAAT TGGATTCTGAGGATGGTGTAGCCATTGAAGCTCCAGGAAACCTCCACTTAGACACTGACCTCTTTCTAGGACACGACCTTGAGTTTGATGCTCCTGATCATGACAAGATTCTAGGCCTGGAAAAGTTCTCAG AAGTAGCTGCAGAGATCAGCTTCTCCGTGTTTCCTCTGGGTGATGAGAGTTCTGCCTACAGTCAGCTCAGCATGGAGAGTGAAACAGACAACTCGCGCGGCACAAGCGACAACGGGAGAGAGGATGAGAGCGGAGCAAGCCAGTCCGAGTCCAGCTTTCCCCCTTACCTGTCCTGCAGGGGCTGTGGACAGTTGCGAGACGAACTCCTTGGACCTGGCATGGACCTCGTCGGACCTTACTGTCTGAGGTGCTGCAAAGGATCCAGGGACGGCAAAAGTATCGAGTTCTGTTTACCTTTTGGAAACATTGGGATTCGTTCCCAAATCCGCGCAGACTCGCAGCCTGAATGCGAAATGGACCAAGCCACCTCGGGCGAAGACAAAATGTGCAAGCAGCACTCGTGCCACCTCTGCGGGTTCTCCTCGCGGTATGCCAACCACGTGAAGCGCCACATGAAGACGCACAACGGGGAAAAGCCCTTCAACTGCCCCCTGTGCACCTACGCCTCGGCACAGCTGGTCAACCTGCAGAGGCACCTGCGCATCCACACTGGGGAGAAACCTTACAAGTGCAGCAGCTGTAGTTTCGCCTGCAGCTCGCTGGGCAATCTCAAAAGACACCAGCGTATGCACGTGCCCTCCGCCGGTGTGGGACACGACACCTCGCTGAGACTTGGCAATGCCCAAACTGGCCCCAAAAAGCCTGTGGACCTGCAGAGACCAAACCGGGAAGTCTCTGGTTCAG aaattgaAAAACCAACGTCAAACCTCGGTTTGGGAGCTCAGAACAGTGACTACTTGTCGGCCTTTGACAGCTTAAAGGGCGCCTCACCACCACCCATCCCTGCCTCCAAACCTGCACCAGGCCATCACCCTCCACCCATGATGGAGAtcacagacagcagcagcaccaccAGGCCCAGCGTAGCAGATGGAGCCACCATCCCACCCTCACTTTTCCCCTTCACTTGCCGTCTGTGTGGCGTCGTCCTCGAGGATGAAGACGGCTCCTCGGCGCAGATCTGTGCCAAGTGCACCCTCGACATGCTGACGAAAGACTCCTCATCCTCCCCCAACAGTCCTGGCGAGCGGAGTGACAAGGTCTACACGTGTGCCGCTTGCCCTTTCCTCACGCACTACCCCAACCACTTGGCACGCCACATGAAAACCCACAGCGGGGAGAAACCATACAAGTGCCCACAGTGCGACTACGCCTCAGCGCACTTCGACAACCTCAAGCGGCACCACCGGGTGCACACGGGGGAGAAGCCGTACAAGTGCCATTTGTGCGAATACGCGTGCGGGAACCTGGCCAACCTAAAGCGGCATCAGCGAGTGCACTCGGGCGCCAAGCCCTTCCAGTGCACGATATGCAGCTACAGCTGCAACCAAAGCATGAACCTGAAGAGACACATGCTGCGGCACACGGGGGAAAAACCCTACAAATGTCAGGAGTGCGGCTACACCACCGGCCACTGGGACAACTACAAAAGACACCAGAAGAAGCACGGCCTGGCCACAGACAGCTGGGTCAAAGTGCCGATGACGGACGACGAGGACGACACCAGGAGCAGGCCGGGAGGTGGCGGTCAAACTCACAGAAAGGAAGGAGTCAGCATGCAGTACATGGCAAGGGAGGGGGGTCCGGCAATGCACCCGTGCTACAAACTAGAGATCGCATAA